One Fontisphaera persica DNA window includes the following coding sequences:
- a CDS encoding glycoside hydrolase family 5 protein — protein MRIILCCWALSLGAVLAAIPGMPPQPPVRQALEAWVELRASGGTGVLSRLEVTSPRGQVEWFPERQAGGTGAVARLRLPVVPFGWTVFQAEWLPAQSGEVTVTLTSPREVSTNGLPWRQEVAWDDFRVTGMLLTNANFEHYVGNRPVAWEGGGVVNAGPLPPVEGANYARVWCERPLRQTVQVRSNVPVTLQWAARALPILGPEAMRPLSDRNTLAHQAAAYYRRGINLTRLLELPPQSPDKEECTEADFAQMKREGFDHVRLPVAWHYHAGPAPDYRLDPRFVQQVMQVASNALNQGLFVILAMRAPEAFHTQPQAHSNQWVALWRQVAAQCAEVHPGVAFELLDEPRQAVTTAWLNGLYARALELLRAHNPMRTVFLGPADGNRPEELVHLRLPAEEENVIVTVHCREPRYFTRLGLWPDEKALGQLQPLAYPGPPPAPLAVPAEASAELRQWLEAYQRRPMAQNPCSRAVVEGQLQLARDWRDFYGHPVHVGAFGAPASAGTLSRTRYYRDVRQLAEGFGLGWAAWAWQGGYHYWDRQGGRPLPGMREALFSR, from the coding sequence ATGCGAATCATCCTCTGCTGTTGGGCGTTGAGCTTGGGCGCCGTTTTGGCGGCCATCCCAGGGATGCCGCCCCAGCCGCCGGTGCGGCAGGCGCTGGAGGCGTGGGTGGAGTTGCGGGCGAGTGGCGGCACGGGGGTGCTGAGCCGCCTGGAGGTGACCAGTCCCCGCGGCCAGGTGGAGTGGTTCCCGGAACGGCAGGCTGGCGGCACGGGGGCGGTGGCACGGCTGCGGTTGCCGGTGGTGCCGTTTGGCTGGACGGTGTTTCAGGCCGAATGGCTGCCCGCGCAGAGTGGGGAGGTCACGGTGACGCTGACTTCGCCGCGGGAGGTTTCCACCAACGGTTTACCGTGGCGGCAGGAGGTGGCATGGGATGATTTTCGGGTGACAGGGATGCTGCTGACCAATGCCAATTTTGAGCATTATGTGGGGAATCGGCCGGTGGCGTGGGAGGGTGGCGGGGTGGTCAATGCGGGGCCGTTGCCGCCGGTGGAGGGGGCCAATTACGCGCGGGTTTGGTGCGAGCGCCCGTTGCGCCAGACGGTGCAGGTGCGCAGCAACGTGCCGGTGACCCTGCAATGGGCGGCGCGGGCCTTGCCGATATTGGGGCCGGAGGCGATGCGCCCGCTCAGTGACCGGAATACGTTGGCGCATCAGGCGGCGGCCTATTACCGGCGGGGCATCAACCTCACGCGGCTGCTGGAGCTGCCGCCGCAGAGTCCCGACAAGGAGGAGTGCACGGAGGCGGATTTTGCGCAGATGAAACGCGAGGGATTTGACCATGTGCGGCTGCCGGTGGCGTGGCATTACCATGCGGGGCCGGCGCCGGATTACCGATTGGACCCGCGCTTTGTGCAGCAGGTGATGCAGGTGGCGTCCAACGCGTTGAATCAGGGGTTGTTTGTGATTCTGGCGATGCGGGCGCCGGAGGCTTTTCACACGCAACCGCAGGCGCACAGCAATCAATGGGTGGCGTTGTGGCGGCAGGTGGCCGCGCAATGTGCGGAGGTGCATCCCGGGGTGGCGTTCGAGCTGCTGGACGAGCCGCGACAGGCGGTGACGACGGCCTGGCTTAATGGGTTGTACGCGCGGGCGCTGGAGCTGCTTCGCGCCCATAATCCCATGCGCACGGTGTTCCTGGGGCCGGCCGACGGCAACCGCCCCGAGGAGCTGGTGCATCTGCGATTGCCGGCGGAAGAGGAAAACGTCATTGTGACGGTGCACTGCCGGGAACCGCGTTATTTCACGCGGCTGGGGCTGTGGCCGGACGAAAAAGCGCTGGGCCAGCTCCAGCCGCTGGCCTATCCCGGCCCGCCGCCGGCGCCGCTGGCAGTGCCCGCCGAGGCCAGCGCAGAGCTGCGCCAATGGCTGGAGGCCTATCAGCGGCGTCCCATGGCGCAAAATCCCTGCAGCCGTGCCGTGGTGGAGGGCCAGTTGCAACTGGCGCGGGACTGGCGGGATTTTTACGGGCATCCGGTGCATGTGGGGGCTTTTGGGGCGCCGGCGTCGGCCGGGACGCTTTCGCGCACCCGGTATTACCGCGATGTACGGCAACTGGCGGAGGGCTTTGGGTTGGGCTGGGCGGCGTGGGCGTGGCAGGGGGGGTACCATTACTGGGACCGCCAGGGGGGACGTCCGCTGCCGGGCATGCGGGAGGCCTTGTTCAGCCGGTAG
- a CDS encoding sigma-54-dependent transcriptional regulator has translation MNIELPAVLVVDDERNMRLSLEAALTAEGYQVRAVESAEGALKVLEQEKCFMVITDARLGGLSGYDFVREAHQRWPDLPLLMITAYATPKLAVEAIKAGAMDYLAKPFAPEELLLAVARCAERYRLVEENKALRHRAHEPARLEQIIGECPAMVELRRLIQTVAQSNATVLILGESGTGKELIAGALHSLSPRREKNYVRINCAAIPETLLESELFGHEKGAFTGAVRTKPGRVEEADGGTIFLDEIGDMSRPLQAKLLRFLEDGTFTRVGGNEELRVHVRLIAATNRDIVEAIKEHQFREDLFHRLNVVQFRPPPLRERGQDVLLLAEYFLKQFALAMNKRITGLSAAAAQKLMGHTWPGNVRELRNVIERAVILETGPVIQAASLPDFQLETQLRKQEGPVTTPGLSLEEALAQYERELIQRALEQNRYNLTRTSAQLKITRHALRYRMQRLNMATETEEEETAAPGPESGT, from the coding sequence ATGAACATTGAGCTGCCTGCGGTGCTGGTGGTGGATGACGAGCGCAACATGCGCCTGTCGCTGGAGGCGGCGTTGACCGCCGAAGGGTATCAGGTGCGGGCGGTGGAGTCCGCCGAGGGGGCGTTGAAGGTGCTGGAGCAGGAGAAGTGTTTCATGGTCATCACCGATGCCCGGCTGGGGGGGTTGAGCGGGTATGATTTTGTGCGGGAGGCGCATCAGCGCTGGCCGGATTTGCCGCTGCTGATGATTACCGCCTATGCCACGCCGAAGCTGGCCGTGGAGGCCATCAAGGCGGGGGCGATGGATTATCTGGCCAAGCCGTTTGCGCCGGAGGAGCTGCTGCTGGCGGTGGCGCGCTGCGCCGAGCGGTACCGGCTGGTGGAGGAAAACAAGGCGTTGCGGCATCGGGCGCATGAGCCGGCGCGGCTGGAGCAAATCATCGGCGAGTGCCCGGCCATGGTGGAGCTGCGGCGGCTGATACAGACGGTGGCGCAGTCCAACGCCACGGTGTTAATCCTGGGCGAGAGTGGCACCGGCAAGGAGCTGATTGCGGGGGCGCTGCACAGCCTGAGTCCGCGGCGGGAAAAGAATTATGTGCGCATCAATTGCGCGGCCATCCCCGAGACGCTGCTGGAGAGCGAGCTGTTCGGGCACGAAAAAGGGGCGTTCACCGGGGCGGTGCGCACCAAGCCGGGGCGGGTGGAGGAGGCCGATGGGGGCACGATTTTCCTGGATGAGATTGGCGACATGAGCCGGCCGTTGCAGGCCAAGCTGCTGCGGTTTTTGGAGGACGGCACCTTCACGCGGGTGGGGGGCAACGAGGAGCTGCGGGTCCATGTGCGGCTGATTGCCGCGACCAACCGGGACATTGTGGAGGCCATCAAGGAGCATCAATTCCGCGAGGATTTGTTTCACCGGCTCAACGTGGTGCAATTCCGCCCGCCGCCGCTGCGGGAGCGGGGGCAGGATGTGCTGCTGCTGGCGGAGTATTTTCTGAAACAATTTGCGCTGGCGATGAACAAGCGCATCACCGGGCTTTCGGCGGCGGCGGCCCAGAAGCTGATGGGCCACACGTGGCCGGGCAACGTGCGCGAGCTGCGGAATGTGATTGAGCGCGCGGTGATTCTGGAAACCGGGCCGGTGATTCAGGCGGCGAGCCTGCCGGATTTTCAGTTGGAAACCCAGTTGCGCAAACAGGAGGGGCCGGTGACAACGCCGGGTTTGTCGCTGGAGGAGGCCCTGGCGCAGTACGAACGCGAGCTGATTCAGCGCGCGCTGGAGCAGAATCGCTACAATTTGACCCGCACGTCGGCTCAGCTCAAAATCACGCGCCATGCCCTGCGTTATCGCATGCAGCGGTTGAACATGGCCACGGAAACGGAAGAGGAGGAGACCGCAGCGCCGGGTCCGGAATCAGGCACATGA
- a CDS encoding sensor histidine kinase, with the protein MEQRSQKLWRAWQQVAQLLRPPPVEPARQLQRLCTVERDVLLPVRGAIVLVVAYAVLFPRWSLGVVQMQELTLSLVQKFFAAYVGANVIIAWVLLNYRRFSLRALQWVLWMGGLLDGALVSSLVLITTGFESLLFWLFPVMIVRNALTFSLVRQQLTLNFAICFMYLAAGLLYMAQARADAITAEMEAAYLAGRLRGMVTNVAPPKPALPGSGGEVAPPPLATNLTVPPRLDPQVRQALGLPPVEYQAEPFVLRVLVLFLLTFICYGLQILLEKQRLAEEEARELAARQGQIDAAGRLSAEIAHQLKNPLGIINNAAFNLQRLLSQEKEVVRGQIGIIREEVERIDRIVTELMGYAKLADARVERLDVVEELERAVEQVFPAQAGFAVEMVRRYPAESPQVVMQRGQLAEIFVNLLQNAREAMEGKGRIELTVQRKEDGTVVIEVADSGPGIPRDRLERIFEAYYSTKPRGTGLGLAIVKHTLEVYGGRIRAESELGKGARFIITLPPNTFGKRAS; encoded by the coding sequence ATGGAACAACGTTCGCAAAAGCTCTGGCGGGCCTGGCAGCAGGTGGCGCAATTGCTGCGCCCGCCGCCGGTGGAACCGGCGCGGCAGTTGCAGCGGTTGTGCACGGTGGAGCGGGATGTGTTGCTGCCGGTGCGCGGGGCGATTGTGCTGGTGGTGGCCTACGCGGTGCTGTTTCCCCGGTGGTCGCTGGGGGTGGTGCAGATGCAGGAGCTGACGCTCTCGCTGGTGCAAAAATTCTTCGCCGCGTATGTGGGCGCCAACGTCATCATCGCCTGGGTGCTGCTCAATTACCGGCGGTTTTCGCTCAGGGCGCTGCAGTGGGTGTTATGGATGGGGGGGTTGCTGGACGGGGCGCTGGTCAGCTCGCTGGTGCTCATCACCACCGGATTTGAGAGCCTGTTGTTCTGGCTGTTTCCGGTGATGATTGTGCGCAACGCGCTGACGTTCTCGCTGGTGCGCCAGCAATTGACGCTCAATTTTGCGATATGTTTCATGTATCTGGCCGCCGGCCTGCTCTACATGGCGCAGGCCCGGGCGGATGCCATCACGGCGGAAATGGAGGCGGCGTACCTGGCCGGCCGGCTGCGGGGAATGGTCACCAACGTGGCTCCGCCCAAGCCGGCCCTGCCGGGTTCGGGGGGAGAGGTGGCGCCGCCGCCGCTGGCCACCAATTTGACGGTGCCGCCGCGGCTGGACCCCCAGGTGCGCCAGGCGCTGGGGCTGCCGCCGGTGGAATATCAGGCGGAGCCTTTTGTGTTGCGGGTGCTGGTGTTGTTTTTGCTGACGTTCATTTGCTACGGCCTGCAGATACTGCTGGAGAAGCAGCGGCTGGCGGAGGAGGAGGCGCGGGAGCTGGCGGCGCGGCAGGGGCAGATAGACGCGGCGGGGCGGCTGTCCGCCGAGATTGCGCATCAACTGAAAAATCCGCTGGGGATCATCAACAATGCCGCCTTCAACCTGCAGCGCCTCTTGAGCCAGGAGAAGGAAGTCGTGCGGGGGCAGATTGGCATCATCCGCGAAGAGGTGGAGCGGATAGACCGGATTGTGACGGAGCTGATGGGCTACGCGAAGCTGGCCGATGCGCGGGTGGAGCGGCTGGACGTGGTGGAGGAACTGGAGCGGGCGGTGGAGCAGGTGTTTCCGGCGCAGGCCGGATTTGCGGTGGAGATGGTGCGGCGGTATCCGGCGGAGTCGCCGCAGGTGGTGATGCAGCGGGGGCAGTTGGCGGAGATTTTTGTGAATTTGCTGCAGAACGCGCGGGAGGCGATGGAGGGCAAGGGGCGGATTGAACTCACGGTGCAGCGGAAGGAGGATGGGACGGTGGTGATTGAGGTGGCCGACAGCGGGCCGGGCATTCCGCGGGACCGGCTGGAGCGGATTTTTGAGGCCTATTACAGCACCAAGCCGCGGGGCACGGGGCTGGGGCTGGCGATTGTGAAGCACACGCTGGAGGTGTATGGGGGGCGCATCCGGGCTGAATCTGAGCTTGGAAAAGGGGCGCGGTTCATCATAACGTTGCCTCCGAATACGTTTGGGAAACGGGCATCATGA
- a CDS encoding LysR family transcriptional regulator produces the protein MQIESLKVFCDLAETESFTKAAQINNVTQSAVSQQISSLERQFNSLLIERSKKKFRLTREGEVLYEYSKQIIQTYDSLYSKLQEIKDIISGTIRVATIYSIGLHDLPPYLKKFLKAYPTVNVHVEYRRANQVYEDVISNVVDLGLVAYASKDNKLEVVNLRKDILVLICHPQHPLAKNKTVRLKDLAGQKFIAFEPDIPTRRAVDKILKEHDVEVQVVMEFDNIETVKRAVEIDAGVAIVPQTTVMQEVAKQTLVQVHFEDGEFYRPLAAIYKKHKVLSPAMRQFIAMLKGPEGGKENIK, from the coding sequence ATGCAAATTGAAAGCCTCAAAGTTTTCTGCGACCTGGCGGAAACGGAAAGTTTTACCAAGGCCGCGCAAATCAACAATGTGACGCAGTCGGCGGTCAGCCAGCAAATCAGCTCGCTGGAGCGGCAGTTCAACTCGCTGTTGATTGAGCGGAGCAAGAAGAAATTCCGGCTCACGCGGGAGGGTGAGGTGCTGTATGAGTACAGCAAGCAAATCATCCAGACGTACGATTCGCTGTACAGCAAGTTGCAGGAAATCAAGGACATCATTTCGGGTACAATCCGGGTGGCCACGATTTACAGCATAGGGCTGCATGATTTGCCGCCGTATTTGAAGAAGTTTTTGAAGGCGTATCCGACGGTGAATGTGCATGTGGAGTACCGGCGGGCCAATCAGGTGTATGAGGATGTCATCAGCAACGTGGTGGATTTGGGGCTGGTGGCGTATGCCAGCAAGGACAACAAGCTGGAGGTGGTGAATCTGCGGAAGGACATTCTGGTGTTGATCTGCCATCCGCAGCATCCGCTGGCCAAGAACAAGACGGTGCGCCTGAAGGATTTGGCGGGCCAGAAATTCATCGCGTTTGAGCCGGACATCCCGACGCGGCGGGCGGTGGACAAGATTTTGAAGGAGCACGATGTGGAGGTGCAGGTGGTGATGGAGTTTGACAACATCGAGACGGTGAAGCGGGCGGTGGAAATTGACGCGGGGGTGGCGATTGTGCCGCAGACGACCGTGATGCAGGAGGTGGCCAAGCAGACGCTGGTGCAGGTGCATTTTGAGGATGGGGAGTTTTACCGTCCGCTGGCGGCGATTTACAAGAAGCACAAGGTGTTGTCGCCCGCGATGCGCCAGTTCATCGCCATGCTCAAAGGCCCGGAGGGGGGCAAGGAAAACATCAAGTAA
- a CDS encoding acetylxylan esterase, with protein MKTTLCQALVYWGCVCFWAALPAAAAAPALPERDARLREPWTYNTPRTFPAVTTKEQWLSRREEIRRQILFSAGLWPMPEKATLDAQIFDRTEHGDFSVEKVYIRTLPGFYLAGNLYRPLGKGRGPFPGVLNPHGHWSRGRLEDTAQGSIPARCIHQARMGMVAFAYDMVGYNDTQFADAAQEPGYNYHRRFGTQPEDLLWNVNLMGLQTWNSIRALDFLASLPDVDARRIGCTGASGGGTQTFILGAIDERPAVLAPTVMVSHSMQGGCSCENMPGLRIEYSNMEIAAVPVPKPQIFVAATGDWTRMFLTVEGPAIASIYRLFGAEQAVRYPVLPFGHNYNQATREQVYAFLAEHLLQKNDAALAQERPYPAATNLDLRVFGRRARPADTLSIKGLSDQWKAQARAQWQALCPVGPTSHKRYQEIYQPAWRHALQVEVAPEVVSQTLGQQTVENLTLTRLALGRAHRGDRLAAVWLAPAGRKAQGAVVLAHPAGKQAFLDEQGKPRGLARELLARRMQVLLVDVFQTGELADAEIAKKRAQQVELFFATYNRTDAQERAQDLITACTFFRQQTRQAVVLCGVEVAGWWALLAAPAVSAVAADLAGLNAGEEGTLLRPELFVPGLRRVGGVEGLVLLAAPRPVLLHHTAGHVNTVPLQTAYEGLRKRSALTHRTEGLGETELADWLAKTAREL; from the coding sequence ATGAAGACCACCTTGTGCCAGGCGTTGGTGTATTGGGGATGTGTTTGTTTTTGGGCGGCGCTGCCGGCGGCGGCCGCCGCGCCGGCCCTGCCGGAGCGCGATGCGCGTTTGCGGGAGCCGTGGACCTACAATACGCCGCGGACTTTTCCCGCTGTTACCACGAAGGAGCAATGGTTGAGCCGCCGGGAGGAGATTCGCCGGCAAATTTTATTCAGCGCCGGATTGTGGCCCATGCCCGAAAAGGCGACACTGGATGCCCAAATATTTGACCGGACGGAGCACGGGGATTTCAGCGTGGAGAAGGTTTATATCCGGACGCTGCCCGGCTTTTATCTGGCGGGCAATTTGTACCGGCCGCTGGGCAAGGGGCGGGGGCCGTTTCCGGGGGTGTTGAATCCGCATGGGCATTGGAGCCGTGGCCGGCTGGAGGACACAGCGCAGGGGAGCATCCCGGCGCGGTGCATTCATCAGGCGCGGATGGGGATGGTGGCGTTTGCGTATGACATGGTGGGGTACAATGACACGCAGTTTGCGGATGCGGCGCAGGAGCCGGGGTACAATTATCACCGGCGATTTGGGACGCAGCCGGAGGACTTGTTGTGGAATGTGAATCTGATGGGGCTGCAGACGTGGAATTCGATTCGGGCGCTGGATTTTCTGGCGTCGCTGCCGGACGTGGACGCGCGGCGCATTGGCTGCACGGGGGCGAGTGGCGGCGGCACGCAAACGTTCATTTTGGGCGCGATTGATGAGCGCCCGGCGGTGCTGGCGCCCACGGTGATGGTTTCGCACAGCATGCAGGGGGGCTGTTCGTGCGAGAACATGCCGGGATTGCGCATTGAGTATTCCAACATGGAAATTGCGGCGGTGCCGGTGCCCAAGCCGCAAATCTTTGTGGCGGCCACGGGGGATTGGACGCGGATGTTTTTGACCGTGGAAGGACCGGCCATTGCCTCGATTTACCGGTTGTTTGGGGCGGAGCAGGCGGTGCGGTATCCGGTGCTGCCGTTTGGGCACAACTACAATCAGGCCACGCGTGAGCAGGTGTATGCGTTTCTGGCGGAGCACCTGCTCCAGAAAAACGATGCCGCACTGGCGCAGGAGCGGCCTTATCCGGCCGCCACCAACCTGGATTTGCGGGTGTTTGGGCGGCGGGCGCGGCCGGCGGATACGCTGAGCATCAAGGGGTTGAGTGACCAATGGAAGGCCCAGGCGCGCGCCCAGTGGCAGGCCTTGTGTCCGGTGGGGCCTACGTCGCACAAACGTTATCAGGAGATTTATCAGCCGGCGTGGCGCCATGCCCTGCAGGTGGAGGTGGCGCCGGAAGTTGTCTCGCAAACGCTGGGCCAGCAGACGGTCGAAAACCTGACCCTGACCCGCCTGGCCCTTGGCCGCGCGCATCGCGGGGACCGGCTGGCGGCGGTGTGGCTGGCCCCCGCCGGCCGCAAGGCGCAGGGCGCGGTGGTGTTGGCGCATCCGGCGGGGAAGCAGGCGTTTCTGGATGAGCAGGGCAAACCGCGCGGACTGGCGCGGGAGCTGCTGGCGCGGCGGATGCAGGTGCTGCTGGTGGACGTGTTTCAAACGGGGGAATTGGCGGATGCTGAAATCGCCAAAAAACGGGCGCAGCAAGTGGAGCTGTTTTTTGCCACTTATAATCGCACCGATGCGCAGGAGCGGGCGCAGGATTTGATTACGGCCTGCACGTTTTTCCGGCAGCAAACCCGGCAGGCGGTGGTCCTCTGCGGGGTGGAGGTTGCGGGTTGGTGGGCTTTGCTGGCGGCTCCGGCCGTGTCGGCGGTGGCGGCGGATTTGGCTGGATTGAACGCCGGCGAGGAGGGGACTTTGTTGCGGCCGGAGTTGTTTGTGCCCGGCCTGCGGCGGGTGGGAGGGGTGGAAGGATTGGTATTGCTGGCAGCGCCGCGGCCGGTGTTGTTGCATCACACGGCGGGGCACGTGAATACGGTACCGTTGCAGACGGCGTATGAGGGTCTGCGCAAGCGCAGCGCGTTGACGCATCGGACGGAGGGGCTGGGCGAGACGGAGCTGGCTGATTGGCTGGCGAAAACGGCGCGGGAGTTGTAA
- the hpnD gene encoding presqualene diphosphate synthase HpnD, producing the protein MSQSRAITRKSASNLALAFVLLPPAKREAMSALYAFCREVDDVADEEQLPPAQRRALLAEWREDLQRAGADAAPRLPVLQELQPVIHQYRLPLALFEEILRGVEMDLDIARYETYAELEVYCYRVASAVGLLSIEIFGYRNPACREYAVALGKALQFTNILRDVWVDAGRGRIYLPQEELRRHGARETDIMAGRYTPAYAAAAAAMAARARQFYQQARQLLPAEDRRAMVAAELMGSVYWCLLQRLERSRFDVFTPRLTRVPRCYKLGLILRTWARVAWGSTAPNYGRP; encoded by the coding sequence ATGAGCCAGAGCCGCGCCATCACCCGCAAGAGCGCCTCCAATCTGGCGCTGGCTTTTGTGCTGCTGCCGCCCGCCAAGCGCGAGGCGATGTCGGCGCTGTACGCCTTTTGCCGCGAGGTGGACGATGTGGCGGACGAGGAGCAACTGCCGCCCGCGCAACGCCGGGCCTTGCTGGCCGAGTGGCGGGAGGATTTGCAACGGGCCGGCGCGGACGCTGCGCCGCGCCTGCCGGTGCTGCAGGAATTGCAGCCGGTGATTCATCAATACCGCCTGCCGCTGGCATTGTTTGAGGAAATCCTGCGGGGGGTGGAAATGGATTTGGACATCGCACGCTACGAGACCTACGCGGAGCTGGAGGTTTATTGCTACCGCGTGGCTTCGGCGGTGGGGCTGTTGAGCATTGAGATTTTTGGGTATCGCAACCCGGCCTGCCGGGAGTATGCCGTGGCTCTGGGCAAGGCGCTGCAATTCACCAACATCCTGCGCGACGTCTGGGTGGACGCCGGCCGCGGGCGCATTTATCTGCCGCAGGAGGAATTGCGGCGGCACGGCGCGCGGGAGACGGACATCATGGCGGGCCGTTACACGCCGGCCTACGCGGCCGCCGCCGCGGCGATGGCGGCGCGTGCGCGGCAGTTTTATCAACAGGCGCGCCAGCTTCTGCCGGCGGAGGACCGCCGGGCCATGGTGGCGGCGGAGCTGATGGGGTCGGTGTATTGGTGTTTGTTGCAGCGGCTGGAGCGGAGCCGTTTTGATGTGTTCACCCCGCGGCTCACGCGCGTGCCGCGCTGCTACAAGCTGGGGTTGATTTTGCGCACGTGGGCGCGGGTGGCCTGGGGGTCCACCGCCCCCAACTACGGCCGGCCGTGA
- the hpnK gene encoding hopanoid biosynthesis-associated protein HpnK — MTAPRRLIVNADDFGRAPGINAAVVQAHEQGILTSASLMVNEAAAAEAVALARAHPRLAVGLHLTLIQGRAALPAGELGGVVDPEGRFGQDPVAVGWRYFFHRGWREPLRREIIAQLERFRATGLPLDHLNGHLHLHQQPVVFKLLMELAPAWGIRHFRLVREPLRPNLKAARGRYGVRALHAGIFAALARGQRRALEQRGIRFPRAVFGQLQDGRVDEAYVLGLLPHLPAGDSELYSHPSLTDFRHELDALCSPRVKALVQRLGLRLIQYRDL, encoded by the coding sequence ATGACCGCCCCCCGCCGCCTGATTGTGAATGCCGATGATTTCGGGCGCGCGCCCGGCATCAACGCCGCGGTGGTGCAGGCGCATGAGCAGGGCATTCTCACCAGCGCCAGTCTCATGGTGAACGAAGCGGCGGCGGCGGAGGCGGTGGCGCTGGCGCGGGCGCATCCGCGGCTGGCGGTGGGGCTGCATTTGACGTTGATTCAGGGACGGGCGGCATTGCCCGCGGGCGAGCTGGGGGGGGTGGTGGACCCGGAGGGGCGCTTCGGGCAGGACCCGGTGGCGGTGGGGTGGCGCTATTTTTTCCACCGTGGCTGGCGGGAGCCGCTGCGGCGGGAGATTATCGCGCAGCTCGAGCGTTTTCGCGCCACCGGTTTGCCGCTGGACCACCTCAATGGCCATCTGCATCTGCATCAGCAGCCGGTGGTGTTCAAGCTGCTCATGGAGCTGGCGCCGGCCTGGGGCATCCGGCATTTCCGGCTGGTGCGCGAGCCGCTGCGCCCGAACCTGAAGGCGGCGCGCGGGCGTTATGGGGTGCGGGCGCTGCACGCCGGCATTTTTGCGGCGCTGGCGCGCGGGCAGCGGCGCGCCCTGGAGCAGCGCGGCATTCGTTTTCCGCGCGCGGTTTTTGGGCAGTTGCAGGACGGGCGGGTGGACGAGGCCTATGTGCTGGGATTGCTGCCGCATCTGCCGGCGGGTGATTCCGAGCTTTACAGTCATCCTTCGCTGACCGATTTTAGGCATGAGCTGGATGCTTTGTGCAGCCCGCGCGTGAAGGCGCTCGTGCAACGGCTGGGGCTGCGGCTCATTCAATACCGCGATTTATGA